From Terriglobales bacterium:
TGCGATCACCCGCTTGATCAAGCTGTTCCGGTCGATGGACGTGGACCAACTGCCCGGCGGGAAGAAGTTCCGGCCGCAGTAGATGGTGCACCCGGACCGCTCACCAGGGTCCGTCCCAAATTGAGACACGTTGAAGTGAGGAATGTGTTTCCCCTGGTGTGCAGCCAATTGCAATGCCCACTGCTGATTAGCGCTTCCCCGGCAACCTAAGTTATTGATTTCACTGGGCGTGGATGGTGGGCCAGTGGATAGCTTTGGCATTCCACTTGCCCTAAGAGTCTTCCGGAGACTGCAGCTAGTCCCTGTCAATACAAAAGAGGAAGAGGTTAAGAGATGAAAACGAGACTGCTTTCTGTACTTGCCCTGGCGGCAGTGGTCATGGTTTTGTCCGCCGGTGCAAGCGCCGACACAACCCCCGGTCTGCTGATTTACGACTGGGGTACCGGCAGCTTCCTGTACATCACGGATGGCGGAGTAAACGACTCGGACGGTCCGGGGAACGGTTCCATCACGTTCGTCGGTTCCATCGGCAACTTCGTCCTGACCGTGGACGTCGGGCAAGCATCGCCCCCGCTGTCTGCCAACAGCGCGGACCTGAGCTTCTCCGTCACCAACACCAGCAAGGTCGCGGACACGCTCGCGATCGTGTTCTCGACCGCGGGCTACACGACCAGCGGCCTTTCCAACAACTCCATCGGTGGGACCCAGCAGGGGACGTTGCAATGGGGCCTCTGGCAAGATAACAGCAACACCGGTTGCCTGTCGGACACCACTTGTCCAGGCTTCAACCTGTTCCAGCACGACCTGAGCGGCAGTCCGTACAGCGACACCGCGGATGTGACGGTGGGCAATGGCGGCGATCCCTATGCCCTGGAACAGTCCGTCTGGGTTCATTTGGACGGCACCACTGGTCACAACGTCACGACCGGCGATTATTTCCTGCACGTGCCCGAGCCGGCCAGCTTCTCGCTGCTGGCGTTCGGGTTGATCGGCCTGAACGGACTTCGCAAGAAGTTCCTGGCCTAAACCAATCAGCCGCAGCGCTCACCGGGCGCTGCGCTCGGACAAAGCCGCTGACGCCTTTCCTCCAGGCGTTGGAGCCAGGGCTAGGTTCGGGAGGGGTTTGGCTGCAAGAGTCTCAACAGCCGCTCGCAAGAGCGGCTGTTCCCTTTTCCGGCCGCTCGCACAACCTGCTCTGGGCCCCGGACAGCGAGAGCCTCTTGCTTTATACTGCGGGCAGCGAAGTTCGGATTGAGTTCCGTTGGCCATGAAATTGCTGTATTGTGCTCACTGTTCGTGGTGCGCGTGGGTTGAGCTTCTTAGTCTTCAGTCTTGCGCGGAGGACGTTCGTCGTGATGCGTGACCGCAATCGCTCTATTGCATCGATCCTGGCCTTTTCCCTCCTCTTCATGCTGCTGGTGGGGTGTTCCCGCGATCCCAATGTCCGCAAGCAGAAGTACCTCGAGCGGGGCAACGCCTATCTGAAGGAGAAGAAATACAGAGAGGCCGGGATCCAGTTCGCAAACGCCATCAAACTGGACGCCTCCTTCGCGCCGGCGCACTACGGGATGGCTCAGGTGTACCTGGCCTCGGGGGCGTGGAGCGCCGCGTACAGCGAACTGCGACGCACGGTCGAGATCGACCCCGGCGATACAAAGGCCCAGCTGGACCTGGGAAACCTGCTGGCTGCCGCTCGTAAGCGGCCCGAAGCGCGCGAACGCGCTGAGCTGGTGATCAAGAAAGACCCTCTGAATGCGGGGGCGTACGCCCTCCTGGGGAGGATCTCGGCGGCGGAGGACAAACCCGACGAGGCCCTCGCCAATCTGCAGAAGGCCGTCGAGTTGGCTCCGCGGACCCCCGCTCTGTATGTGCAGCTGGCCGGCGTGCAGTGGACGGCGAAGAAGGCGGCGGAATCGGAAGCCACCCTGAAGAAGGCCATCGGGATCGATCCCAAGTTCCTGCCCGCGCACGTCGCCTTGGGCAACCTCTACCAGCGGCAGGAGCGGTTCTCGGAAGCGGAACAGCAGTTCCGGAGCGGGATCGAGGGGGCGCCGGAGGCGCTGCAGGCGCGGGTCCGGCTGGCCCAGTTCTACTTGGCGCGCAAGGACAAGGGCCAAGCCGAGCAGGTGATGATCGAGGCCAAGAAGGCGCTGAAAGACGAACCGGCCGCCTATCGCTCGCTGGGCGAGTTTTACATGGGCATCGGCGAGAAGGACAAGGCCATGGCGGAGTTCGCTTCCGTGATGCGCGACCATCCCAAGGACACCGCGTTCAAGAAATCCTACATCGAGCTGCTGCTGGCCGACGGGCGCACGGCGGATGCAAGCAAGCTCACGGACGAGATACTGGCGGACAATCCGCAGGATGTCGAAGGATTGATCTACCGCGCCAACACCCTTCTGGTGGCCGGCAAGGCAGAGGAGGCGATCCGGAACCTGGAAGACGTCCTGAAACGCGAGCCCCAGAACGCGTTCGCCCACCATGTCATGGGAGTCGCGCTGCAGGTGAGCGGAGACTCCTCGCGTGCGGAAAAAGAGTTCCGCGAGGCGGTGCGGCTGCGTCCCGAACACGTGCCGGCACAGCGGGCCCTGGCGACAATCGCCATCCGGAAGGGCGACATGGAGACGCTGGCCAGCGCCGCCGAAGCCATCATTGGCCGCGAACCGTCGGCCCCCGACGGCTACGTCGATCGCGCGATCGTCGAATTGGCGAACAAGCAGAGCGACAAGGCCGAGCACGATCTGCAGACCGCCATTCAAGTGGCTCCCACGAACCCCCTCGGTTACGTCAAACTGGGCGAGTTCCGCTTCGCGCAGAAGAAGTACAGCGAAGGGGAGAAGCTGCTGGAACAGGCATTGGAGCGGAACCCGAACGCCATCGAAGCGTTACAGGCGCTGGCCGCCTTTTACCTCAGTCAGAAGCAGCCGGACAAGGCGCTGGCGCGGGTCCGCCAGGCGATCGAGAAGGCGCCCAACAACAGCTATTACTACCTGACCCTCGGCCGTTTGCAGGCCAGCACCAGGGACTATGCCGGGGCCCAGGAGTCTCTGAAGAAGGCGGCCGCGATGGATCCCAAGAACCCGGACGCCATGATGGCGCTGGGGCAGGTGCAAGTCGCGGCCGGGTCGCCGGACCAGGCCGCCGCCACCTGGAAGTCGTTGCTGCAGAAGAATCCCAAGGATGTCCGCGCCTACTTCATGCTCGGCACTCTGCAAGAATCCCGCAAGGATCTCGCGGGCGCCGAGGAGCTGTACCAAAAGGCTCTGGCCATCGACCCCAACTATGCGCCCGTGGCCAATAACCTGGCTTACCTGCTGGTCAAGCGAGGCGGGAATCTGGACGTCGCGCTGTCCCTCGCCCAGGTGGCGCGTCGGGCCATGCCCGACTCGCCCAACGTCGCCGACACTCTCGGCCTGATCTATTTGAAGAAGGGCGTCTACAGCTCGGCAATCGACCTGCTCGAAGAAGCAGTGAAGAAGACACCCAACAGCCCCGAGATCCAGTGCCACCTGGGGTTGGCGTATCAGAAGACGAATAACGCGCCGCGGGCGAAGGAACACTTGCAAAAGGCTCTGCAGCTGGGCCTGAAATCCCCCTCCCTGGAAGAAGCCCGCAAAGCGCTCTCTGAGCTTGGTGTCAAGGGCTAGATTCAAAGCCGTGGTCCCGCTGGCCGGATCCAGCCCGACCGCCCTTGCCTAGGCCTTTCTCATCCTGAGACGAAGCCACAGTACCCAGGGGTCTGAGGAAACTCGTTTCCTCTATGTGAAAAAGTTTTCTCACTTGAGTGCTCAAAGATGTTCCAGTCGGGCCAGCTTTCCCCTAGGGCGACGACCCTGGGGCCATCCTGAGAAGTTTTATAACTTATTGAAAATAAATAGTAATCTTCGCTAGATTACCAAGGTTTCTGCACCTTGGACGGGATTTGGTGGCTAGCGTGCGACATGTGCAACATAATTTCGATTTTGAGCGAGATTTTGCAGATGTCCACAATTGCCTCAAATCTGGCGTCGATAAGTCAGCGGCCTCTGCCCCCAGAGTCTGTGATCTTTGGGTGTTCCGAGCCCATGCAGGCCTTGCGGGCTAGCGTGGAAAAAGTGGCTGCGGCCAACGTGCCCATGCTCATCGAGGGCGAGAGTGGGACGGGGAAAGACATCATCGCGCGCCTCGTGCACTGCAAGTCCCCATGGCAATCGGGACCGTTTGTAAAAGTGAGCTGTGCGGCAATCCCTGGCAGCCTCCTGGAGAGTGAGTTGTTCGGGTACGAGAAGGGGGGTTTCACGGGCGCCTTCGAGTCCAAGCCCGGCAGGGTAGAGCTGGCGCACCGGGGAACCCTGTTCCTGGATGAGGTCTCCGAGCTGGAGTTCACGCTACAGTCCAAGCTGCTGCAGCTGCTGCAGGACGGACAGTTCTGCCGCATTGGGGCCCAGGAAGACACCCAGATCGAGGTCCGAGTGGTGTGCGCGACCAACCTGCGGCTGGAAGAAGAAGTGGGCAAGGGCCGTTTCCGCCCCGATCTGCTCTATCGCATCAATGTCATCTGCCTGCACATGCCGGCGCTCCGGCAGCGCAGTGCCGACATTCCCATCCTGATCGACTACTTCATCGATACCTTCAACGCCAAGTACAACCGGCGCGCCAAGCCGATCTCGAGCCAGACCCTGGACATGCTCATGGGTTACGCGTGGCCGGGGAATGTTCGCCAGTTAGAGAACCTGATGAAGCGGTACGTCATCCTCGAGTCGGGAGATGCGATCTGGCGGGAGATTGACGCCTCGCCGGAGGCAACCGCTGCCGCCAACCTGCCGGAGATCGCGGCCGACCGCCCGATCTCCCTGAAAGAGATCACGCGCACGGCGGTCCGGGACCTGGAACGCAAGGTGATCCTGAAGACCCTGGAAGCCAACCATTGGAATCGCAAGCGGGCGGCCAGGATGTTGAGCATCAGTTATCGGGCATTGCTCTACAAGTTGAAGGGCAACGGAGTGGCCTCGGCGCGAGATCGGGCCAGAATGCTCGAAAGCGGAAAGGACTGACCCGCCGTATGCCCGGCGTTACGCGATGAGAGGGCATGCGGCGGAGCGCGTTAGCCGCCACGAAACGTGGCGCAAGAGTGTACCCGGCAGTTCCGGGGTCACTGGGTTGATGTGACTCAGAGGGCGAAGCTATGAGTAGTGCGGTCCAACTGGTATCGGCCATCCCGCAGAGCGGTCCGCTGGCGGAACCACCGCAGTGGTACGCGATCCGGACACGCTCCCGGTTTGAGAAGAAGGTGGCAGCGGAACTCGAGCATCGCGGGATCGAGAGCTTCTTGCCGGTCCAGCAGCAGGTCCGCAAGTGGAGCGACCGCCGGAAACTGGTCAGCTTCCCCTTGTTCCCGGGCTATGCCTTCGTGCGCATCGCGCCCGTGCCCCGGATGCGGGTGTTGGTGGCGAGCGTCCCCGGGGTGGTCAGCTTCGTGGGCACCCATCATAGGCCGATGGCGATCCCGGCCGGCGAGATCGAGCACATTCAGACCCTGGTCCTGAATAACATCCAGGTTACGGGGGAGCCGTTCCCGAGGATCGGCCAGAGGGTACGCATTTCGGGAGGCGTCCTGGACGGCCTGGAAGGCGTTCTGGTAGGCACGCGGGGTGAACGGCGCTTCGTGGTCTCCGTGTGTACCATCGAGCGCTCGATCTCCTTCTGTATCGAAGGTTATGAACTGGAGGCAATCTGATGGCTGCATCCAGATACGCAATCGCGATGCTCATGACCCTGGCGCTGGTCCCGGCAGCCTGGTCTCAGTCTGCGGTTCCGTCGCCGTTGAATGGAAACCGGGAAACGCCCCGTCTCAGCGGCGACACCGAGCTGAACAACCTTCTGTCGGTCGACCTGGGGATCTCGAGCCACTTTGACGACAACGCCCTCAACGATAATCAGCACAAGGTCTCGAACTTCATCTACCAGTTTGCGCCGCGCGTCTCCTGGGACGTGTCGCGGGCCCATTGGAGCTTCTCCGCCGATTCGCTGACCACGATCTCGTACAGCTACAACCTTCCTCAGTACGGGCGCTTCGGCGAGAACCTCATCGTGGGCTTCGATTTTCGACCGGTCCGGAGGCTGGACTTCCGGTTGCGAAACAGCTTCAACCGGAGTTCGGACCCGTTCACCCGGTATCCCGGCTCCAACGTCCCGGATTTCGAAAACCCGCCGAACCAGTCGATCTTAGGTCCGCCGGCGACGAGGACGTCGGACCAGGTGGGAATGGACGTCACGTATCAACTCGGACCACACACCAACCTGGGGGCGAGCGGGAGTTTCGCCCTGGTCAACTACGAATCTTCCACCGTGACCCCCAGCTTTGTTCAACCGGACACCTATAGCGTGAGCGGGCGGGCGTTCGTCACTCATCAGTTCTCACCGCGGCACACCAGCAGCCTGGCGTACGACATCCAGAGGTTTACCTTCAGTACCAGCCTGGGTACGACCACCCATTCGATCGCGTACTACCACACCGTCACGCTGACTCCCAGCATGTCGCTCTCGGTGTGGGGCGGGCCCGAGTATGTGCGCACCAGCGCGGGATTCCTGCCCCAACCCATCCAGGGCTCGTGGTCCTGGACGGCTGGGGCGCAGTACGGTTGGACCCACAACCGCACCGGGGTGACCGCGAGCGTGGTCCGTCAGGTCAGCGATGGCGGCGGGCTGGGATATGCGGTCCAACTGGTGAGCGCCAATGTTGGCTTGCGGCAGCGGTTGAGCCGACGCTGGGTCGCAAGTGCTTATGTGAATTACAACGTCAATCACTCGGTCAGCGGATTCGGCAATTTCGGTACGCGTTATTTCTCGGGGAATGCCAGCGTCACACGCACATTCACTCCGCATCTGGGGCTGACGGTCGAATACTGGCGCGCCCGCCAAGGGAGGTCCACGGGGCTCGGATTGCTGGTCCCCAGCGACCACAATCGGGCGGCGGTCACGCTTCACTACACATTCTCGCGATCGATTGGGAGCTAAAGCACGTGGATAACTTCAAGGAAACACAAGGCGTCGAAGTAGAACAGTATTGGGCCATCCTGCGCCGTCGCCGGTGGTGGTTGATCGTGCCGGTCGTGGCCACCTGGGCTGCGCTGATGGGGGCCAGCTGGTTCTTCCCCGAGAAATACCGCTCGGAAACCGTGATCCTGGTAGAGCAGCAGAAAGTGCCGGTGCAGTTCGTCACGCCCAACGTGAGCCTGGACATCCAGCGCCGCCTGCAGACCATGAGCGAGCAGATCCTGAGCCGGACCCGTCTGCAGCACATCATCGAGACCTTCCAACTGTATCCCCGGGAACGCAAGCACATGTCAATGGACGCTGTGATCGAGATGATGCGCAAGGACATCGACATCGATCTGGTCAAGAGCCCGGGGAAGACCGACGTGCTCACCGGGTTCAAGATCGCGTACTCCGGCCCCACCGCAGCCATCGCGCAGCGTGTGACCGGCGAGTTGACGTCACTTTTCATTGAAGAAAACCTCAAGAATCGCGCGCAACTCTCGGAAGACACTACTGCCTTCCTGCAGACCCAGCTGACGGACGCGGGCAAGGACCTGGCGGAGCAGGAACAGCGGATGCGGGAGTTCAAGAACAAGTACCTGGGTGAGCTGCCGGAGCAGTTGCAGAGCAACCTGCAGATCCTGGCGGGATTGCAGAGCCGCTTGGCGTCGGCCACCGAGAGCCTGCACCACGCGGAGCAGCAAAAACTGTACCTGGAATCGCTGCGGGGCCAGTACCGGTCGCTGGGAGGCGAAGGCGCAAACCTGCCGGCGCTCGACCAGCAACTGGACAAGCTCAAAGAGCAATTGACCCAGTTGAGCGCAAAATACACGCCCAAGCATCCGGACGTGGTGAGGATCCAGGAAGAGATCGCGAAGACGGAGCAGCTGAAGAAGGACCTGCAGGCGGACGCGAAATCCGGCAAGGAGCGGCCGTCCGACCTGGCCGACGTCAGCCTGTCGCCTGACGCGGACCCGAAAAAGGTGCGTCCGTTCATGCAGATCGAAAGCCAGTTGAAGGCGACCGAACTGGACGTCACGAATCGCAGGAGGGAGATCGCTGGTCTCCAGGCCCAGATCGAAAGCTACCAGGGGCGGCTGAACCTGACCCCGGTTCGGGAGCAGGAGCTGGGTGATGTCATCCGCAACTACCAGAGGTCGCGTGAGAACTACGATTCGCTGTTGGCCAAACAGCAGCAATCGGCGCTGGCCACCAACCTGGAGAGGCGGCAACAGGGGGAAAACTTCCGTGTCATCGATCCCCCGAGCCTGCCGGAGAAGCCTTACTCGCCCGACCGCTTCAAGCTCAGCTTGGCGGGGATTGGGGCAGGATTTGCCATTGCCTTTGTTCTCCTGGTGGTAATGGAGTTCGTGAATCCGCGGATCGACCGCGAGGGGCAGTTGAAGGAGCTGGTGGCGGCCCCTGTGCTGACCACGGTCCCAGGCCTGTGGACCGCGGCCGAAGAATCGGCGAAGCGCAGGTGGGGGATCCTCCAGGTGGCAGCGGCAACGCTGTGCTTCATCTTCATCGCTTCGGCCACAGTGCTGGTGTACTACTTCGGTTGAGGGCCCCTGGGAGCACGCAGAACCAACGTATGAAAGCCTGCAGTTCGAGGCGGAGAGTATTCGAACATGAGCAAGATTTTTGAAGCGCTACAGAAGTCCCAATCACAGGGAGACCGGACGACGGCCATCCCGGAGATGGCGGCGGAAGCGGTGAGT
This genomic window contains:
- a CDS encoding PEP-CTERM sorting domain-containing protein encodes the protein MKTRLLSVLALAAVVMVLSAGASADTTPGLLIYDWGTGSFLYITDGGVNDSDGPGNGSITFVGSIGNFVLTVDVGQASPPLSANSADLSFSVTNTSKVADTLAIVFSTAGYTTSGLSNNSIGGTQQGTLQWGLWQDNSNTGCLSDTTCPGFNLFQHDLSGSPYSDTADVTVGNGGDPYALEQSVWVHLDGTTGHNVTTGDYFLHVPEPASFSLLAFGLIGLNGLRKKFLA
- a CDS encoding tetratricopeptide repeat protein produces the protein MRDRNRSIASILAFSLLFMLLVGCSRDPNVRKQKYLERGNAYLKEKKYREAGIQFANAIKLDASFAPAHYGMAQVYLASGAWSAAYSELRRTVEIDPGDTKAQLDLGNLLAAARKRPEARERAELVIKKDPLNAGAYALLGRISAAEDKPDEALANLQKAVELAPRTPALYVQLAGVQWTAKKAAESEATLKKAIGIDPKFLPAHVALGNLYQRQERFSEAEQQFRSGIEGAPEALQARVRLAQFYLARKDKGQAEQVMIEAKKALKDEPAAYRSLGEFYMGIGEKDKAMAEFASVMRDHPKDTAFKKSYIELLLADGRTADASKLTDEILADNPQDVEGLIYRANTLLVAGKAEEAIRNLEDVLKREPQNAFAHHVMGVALQVSGDSSRAEKEFREAVRLRPEHVPAQRALATIAIRKGDMETLASAAEAIIGREPSAPDGYVDRAIVELANKQSDKAEHDLQTAIQVAPTNPLGYVKLGEFRFAQKKYSEGEKLLEQALERNPNAIEALQALAAFYLSQKQPDKALARVRQAIEKAPNNSYYYLTLGRLQASTRDYAGAQESLKKAAAMDPKNPDAMMALGQVQVAAGSPDQAAATWKSLLQKNPKDVRAYFMLGTLQESRKDLAGAEELYQKALAIDPNYAPVANNLAYLLVKRGGNLDVALSLAQVARRAMPDSPNVADTLGLIYLKKGVYSSAIDLLEEAVKKTPNSPEIQCHLGLAYQKTNNAPRAKEHLQKALQLGLKSPSLEEARKALSELGVKG
- a CDS encoding sigma-54 dependent transcriptional regulator, translating into MSTIASNLASISQRPLPPESVIFGCSEPMQALRASVEKVAAANVPMLIEGESGTGKDIIARLVHCKSPWQSGPFVKVSCAAIPGSLLESELFGYEKGGFTGAFESKPGRVELAHRGTLFLDEVSELEFTLQSKLLQLLQDGQFCRIGAQEDTQIEVRVVCATNLRLEEEVGKGRFRPDLLYRINVICLHMPALRQRSADIPILIDYFIDTFNAKYNRRAKPISSQTLDMLMGYAWPGNVRQLENLMKRYVILESGDAIWREIDASPEATAAANLPEIAADRPISLKEITRTAVRDLERKVILKTLEANHWNRKRAARMLSISYRALLYKLKGNGVASARDRARMLESGKD
- a CDS encoding UpxY family transcription antiterminator, which codes for MSSAVQLVSAIPQSGPLAEPPQWYAIRTRSRFEKKVAAELEHRGIESFLPVQQQVRKWSDRRKLVSFPLFPGYAFVRIAPVPRMRVLVASVPGVVSFVGTHHRPMAIPAGEIEHIQTLVLNNIQVTGEPFPRIGQRVRISGGVLDGLEGVLVGTRGERRFVVSVCTIERSISFCIEGYELEAI
- a CDS encoding XrtA system polysaccharide chain length determinant — translated: MDNFKETQGVEVEQYWAILRRRRWWLIVPVVATWAALMGASWFFPEKYRSETVILVEQQKVPVQFVTPNVSLDIQRRLQTMSEQILSRTRLQHIIETFQLYPRERKHMSMDAVIEMMRKDIDIDLVKSPGKTDVLTGFKIAYSGPTAAIAQRVTGELTSLFIEENLKNRAQLSEDTTAFLQTQLTDAGKDLAEQEQRMREFKNKYLGELPEQLQSNLQILAGLQSRLASATESLHHAEQQKLYLESLRGQYRSLGGEGANLPALDQQLDKLKEQLTQLSAKYTPKHPDVVRIQEEIAKTEQLKKDLQADAKSGKERPSDLADVSLSPDADPKKVRPFMQIESQLKATELDVTNRRREIAGLQAQIESYQGRLNLTPVREQELGDVIRNYQRSRENYDSLLAKQQQSALATNLERRQQGENFRVIDPPSLPEKPYSPDRFKLSLAGIGAGFAIAFVLLVVMEFVNPRIDREGQLKELVAAPVLTTVPGLWTAAEESAKRRWGILQVAAATLCFIFIASATVLVYYFG